The window GCGCCTCGACGATTCGCCCTTCCTCGTCGATCAGGTAGGCGATCCGCTTTGCCCCGCTCGCCTCGCGGCTTTCGCAGGCTCCGTAGGCGAGGCCGATCTCCCGGTCCTCGTCGGAGAGCAGCGGGAACGGGAAGTCGTATTTTTCTGCGAACTTCGCATTCTCATCGGGAGAATCGAAGCTGATGCCGAGCAACCGGGTGTTCTTCTCGTCGTAGCGATCCGCGAG is drawn from Acidobacteriota bacterium and contains these coding sequences:
- a CDS encoding redoxin domain-containing protein translates to MEGSGFRDLADRYDEKNTRLLGISFDSPDENAKFAEKYDFPFPLLSDEDREIGLAYGACESREASGAKRIAYLIDEEGRIVEAHAKVDAANYPKEQLERL